A region of Paenimyroides aestuarii DNA encodes the following proteins:
- the secA gene encoding preprotein translocase subunit SecA → MSIINSILKAFVGDKSQKDVKAIRPIVDKINQYYNSFESLTNDELRAKTISFKEKIKQSRADQDAKIASYRDELEKTSDIDKRETIYASIDTLEKEAYTLSEKALFDILPEAFAVVKETARRFTNNSELIVTATEQDKLFAETKGHVRIEGDKAIWSNTWEVAGKMLSWNMIHYDVQMIGGSVIHQGKIAEMQTGEGKTLVSTSPIYLNALTGNGVHVVTVNDYLAKRDCQWNAPLFEFHGLKVDCIDNHQPNSEGRRKAYQADVTYGTNNEFGFDYLRDNMAHTPEELVQRKHNFAIVDEVDSVLVDDARTPLIISGPVPMGDRHEFLELKPKVDALVAQQRQLSNGFLTEAKRLIKAGDTKQGGFNLLRAYRALPKNKALIKFLSEEGVKQILQKTENHFMQDNSREMKKVDEGLLFVINEKNNQVELTDNGIKSLSQGMDENFFILPDIGTEIAKIEKLNISAEEMSEKKEILFQDFGVKSERIHTLTQLLKAYALFEKDSEYVVVDNKVMIVDEQTGRIMDGRRYSDGLHQAIEAKENVKIEAATQTFATVTLQNYFRMYSKLAGMTGTAITEAGEFWEIYKLDVVEIPTNRPMAREDREDKIYRSIREKFNAVIDDVVELSQAGRPVLIGTTSVENSELLSRMLKMRGIKHNVLNAKLHKQEAQIVEEAGNPGVVTIATNMAGRGTDIKLAQEVKDAGGLAIIGTERHDSRRVDRQLRGRAGRQGDVGSSQFYVSLEDNLMRLFGSERVAKIMDGMGLKEGEVIQHSWMTKSIERAQKRVEENNFGVRKRLLEYDDVMNAQREVVYKRRRHALHGDRLKVDIANMMFDLCDYLVEGNKVGSDFKNFEYDLIKIFGMESPFTVDEFNKLNDAELTDKLYEVVYKRYLAKCEESAVEAFKVIKGVHENGGYERMVVPFTDGLKTINVVTDLNKAYESEGKTLINDFEKNIVLSIVDEAWKKHLRKMDELKQSVQLAVHEQKDPLLVYKFEAFNLFKDTMQSINKDVISFLMKGDLPKQPEQEPTNNEPQIRTNGSFTI, encoded by the coding sequence ATGAGTATCATAAATAGTATCTTAAAAGCATTTGTTGGCGATAAGTCGCAGAAAGACGTAAAAGCGATCCGCCCAATTGTTGATAAGATCAATCAATACTATAATTCGTTTGAAAGTTTAACAAACGACGAATTAAGAGCGAAAACCATTTCTTTTAAAGAAAAAATCAAACAATCGCGAGCTGATCAAGATGCTAAAATTGCATCATACCGCGATGAATTAGAAAAAACCTCTGATATTGACAAACGCGAAACCATTTATGCGTCTATCGATACATTAGAAAAAGAAGCTTATACCTTATCGGAAAAAGCATTGTTCGATATTTTGCCGGAAGCTTTTGCTGTGGTAAAAGAAACAGCACGCCGTTTTACAAACAACAGCGAACTGATTGTTACAGCTACCGAACAAGACAAATTGTTTGCAGAAACAAAAGGTCATGTTCGCATTGAAGGCGATAAAGCAATATGGTCTAATACATGGGAAGTAGCAGGCAAAATGCTAAGCTGGAACATGATACATTACGATGTGCAAATGATTGGTGGTAGCGTGATTCACCAAGGAAAAATAGCAGAAATGCAAACAGGTGAAGGTAAAACATTGGTATCAACCTCACCTATATACCTGAATGCATTAACAGGAAATGGTGTACACGTAGTAACAGTGAACGATTATTTAGCAAAACGTGACTGCCAATGGAATGCACCTTTGTTTGAATTTCATGGATTAAAGGTTGATTGTATCGATAACCATCAACCCAACTCTGAAGGCCGCCGAAAAGCTTATCAAGCCGATGTTACTTACGGAACAAACAATGAATTTGGTTTTGATTATTTGCGTGATAACATGGCACATACACCAGAAGAATTGGTGCAACGCAAACACAACTTCGCAATTGTGGATGAGGTTGATTCTGTTTTGGTTGATGATGCACGTACACCTTTGATTATTTCAGGTCCTGTCCCAATGGGCGATCGTCATGAATTTTTAGAATTGAAACCAAAAGTTGATGCATTAGTAGCACAACAACGCCAATTATCAAACGGATTTTTAACCGAAGCAAAACGTTTAATCAAAGCAGGCGACACCAAACAAGGTGGTTTCAATTTATTGCGCGCTTATCGTGCATTGCCAAAAAACAAAGCTTTAATTAAATTTTTGTCTGAGGAAGGCGTAAAACAAATCCTTCAAAAAACCGAAAACCATTTCATGCAAGACAACAGCCGTGAAATGAAAAAGGTTGACGAAGGTTTATTGTTTGTAATCAACGAAAAGAACAATCAAGTTGAATTAACAGACAACGGTATCAAATCACTTTCACAAGGGATGGATGAAAACTTTTTCATTTTACCAGATATTGGAACCGAAATTGCCAAGATTGAAAAATTGAACATTTCTGCTGAAGAAATGTCAGAGAAAAAAGAAATACTTTTCCAAGATTTTGGAGTGAAATCTGAACGCATCCACACATTAACACAGTTATTAAAAGCCTACGCGTTATTTGAAAAAGATTCCGAATACGTTGTTGTTGATAACAAAGTAATGATTGTTGATGAACAAACCGGACGTATTATGGACGGGCGTCGTTATTCAGATGGATTGCATCAAGCAATTGAAGCAAAAGAAAACGTAAAAATCGAAGCAGCCACCCAAACATTTGCCACCGTAACCTTGCAAAACTATTTCCGTATGTACAGCAAATTGGCTGGTATGACTGGTACAGCGATTACAGAAGCGGGAGAGTTTTGGGAAATTTATAAATTAGACGTAGTAGAGATACCTACCAACCGCCCTATGGCACGTGAAGACCGCGAAGATAAAATCTACCGCTCTATCCGTGAAAAATTCAATGCGGTGATCGATGATGTTGTAGAGTTATCACAAGCAGGTCGTCCGGTATTAATCGGAACCACATCGGTAGAAAACTCTGAATTGTTAAGCCGAATGTTAAAAATGCGCGGTATCAAACACAACGTGTTGAATGCAAAATTACACAAACAAGAGGCACAAATTGTAGAAGAAGCAGGAAATCCCGGAGTTGTTACCATTGCAACCAACATGGCAGGTCGTGGTACCGACATTAAACTAGCTCAAGAAGTTAAAGACGCTGGTGGTTTAGCAATCATTGGTACAGAACGTCACGATTCTCGTCGTGTGGACCGCCAGTTACGTGGTCGTGCAGGTCGTCAAGGTGATGTGGGATCTTCTCAATTCTATGTTTCATTAGAAGATAATTTAATGCGTTTATTTGGATCAGAACGTGTTGCAAAAATTATGGACGGAATGGGCTTAAAAGAAGGCGAAGTAATTCAGCACTCTTGGATGACCAAATCTATCGAACGTGCCCAAAAACGAGTAGAAGAAAACAACTTTGGTGTTCGTAAGCGTTTGTTAGAATATGACGATGTGATGAATGCACAGCGCGAAGTGGTTTATAAACGCCGCCGCCACGCACTTCACGGTGATCGTTTAAAAGTTGATATTGCCAACATGATGTTCGATTTGTGCGATTATTTGGTAGAAGGAAACAAAGTAGGTAGCGATTTCAAAAATTTTGAGTACGATTTAATTAAAATTTTCGGAATGGAATCTCCGTTTACAGTTGATGAATTCAATAAATTAAACGATGCAGAGCTAACCGATAAATTATACGAAGTTGTTTATAAAAGATATCTTGCAAAATGCGAAGAAAGTGCAGTTGAAGCTTTTAAAGTAATCAAAGGCGTGCATGAAAATGGTGGTTACGAGCGCATGGTTGTACCTTTTACAGATGGTCTAAAAACCATAAACGTAGTTACCGATTTAAACAAAGCATACGAAAGCGAAGGTAAAACACTTATCAACGATTTTGAGAAAAACATTGTACTTTCTATTGTTGATGAAGCGTGGAAAAAACATCTACGCAAGATGGATGAATTAAAACAATCGGTGCAACTAGCAGTTCACGAGCAAAAAGATCCTTTATTGGTTTATAAGTTCGAAGCTTTCAATTTATTTAAAGATACTATGCAAAGTATCAATAAAGATGTAATTTCGTTCTTAATGAAAGGTGATTTGCCAAAACAACCAGAGCAAGAACCAACAAATAACGAACCCCAAATAAGAACAAACGGTTCATTTACGATTTAA
- a CDS encoding energy transducer TonB, producing the protein MNKLKNKFLLAVALFLTTNIAFSQTKNVDTLQLVISKGLKVFIQKVEITEYNSYFYNEVKLNNGSYKINNKSQEADFIVENNLISGTVTTFENFKKGQHKEGDNFKTEYKLSKSLVTEYTVFADDKLFVKAYRKDNQIFVKEFYKTGEVENESQLSVAPDKTYGLSITKSYDKDGKIYQINDEITETITEFYENGNKKRVMGKTETIYYNKNEIITRKTNFKTKPFYDDEFVNGKLHSRSYKNDQNEEVKEYFKNERKEKKEITKIINGEKITFVYDKLGKLIDKYPYFIQDLKTSGIVPGQKAIVTAEQLPNPPSVATEKLTEPETIPANFAGGYKAYHQYIIDQFDTSVTETEGLVKFELDLTIDIDGTVSLENQNQKIYSDKYLSDEMKRVLKKSPKWNPATQNGIPVKSSVKFPLRINIQ; encoded by the coding sequence CTTCTTGCAGTCGCATTGTTTTTGACTACAAATATTGCATTTTCTCAAACTAAAAACGTGGACACATTGCAATTGGTTATTTCAAAAGGTTTAAAAGTATTTATACAAAAAGTTGAAATAACAGAATACAATTCTTATTTTTATAATGAAGTGAAGTTGAATAATGGATCATATAAAATCAACAATAAAAGTCAAGAAGCAGATTTTATTGTAGAAAATAACCTGATTTCTGGAACTGTTACAACATTCGAAAACTTTAAAAAAGGGCAACATAAAGAAGGTGATAATTTTAAAACAGAGTATAAATTAAGTAAATCTTTGGTTACAGAATACACCGTGTTTGCCGATGATAAATTATTCGTAAAAGCTTATCGTAAAGACAATCAAATTTTCGTGAAAGAATTTTACAAAACCGGAGAAGTTGAAAATGAATCTCAACTATCTGTAGCTCCAGATAAAACGTATGGTTTATCCATTACAAAAAGTTATGATAAAGATGGGAAAATATATCAAATAAATGATGAAATCACAGAAACCATTACCGAATTTTACGAAAACGGAAACAAAAAAAGGGTAATGGGAAAAACCGAAACCATTTATTACAATAAAAACGAAATCATTACACGCAAAACAAATTTCAAAACAAAACCTTTTTATGATGATGAATTTGTCAACGGAAAGCTTCATTCCCGCTCATACAAAAATGACCAAAACGAAGAAGTAAAAGAATATTTTAAAAACGAAAGAAAAGAAAAAAAAGAAATTACGAAAATCATAAACGGAGAAAAAATAACATTTGTGTATGACAAATTGGGGAAACTAATTGATAAATATCCTTATTTCATTCAAGATCTAAAAACTTCAGGAATCGTCCCTGGTCAAAAAGCAATTGTAACCGCCGAACAACTTCCTAATCCGCCATCTGTAGCAACTGAAAAATTAACAGAACCCGAAACAATTCCAGCCAATTTTGCAGGCGGATACAAGGCCTATCATCAATATATTATTGATCAATTTGATACTTCTGTAACAGAAACTGAAGGATTAGTTAAGTTTGAACTTGATTTAACTATTGATATAGACGGAACGGTTTCTCTTGAAAATCAAAATCAAAAAATTTACTCCGACAAATATCTATCCGATGAAATGAAACGTGTTTTAAAAAAATCACCCAAATGGAATCCTGCCACACAAAATGGAATTCCTGTGAAATCCTCGGTAAAATTTCCTTTAAGAATTAACATTCAATAA
- a CDS encoding DoxX family protein — protein sequence MKFSATKTAPKLLSFGLLLLRLCLGGLMISNHGWIKIVHFETLKTQFLSILGLGSHVSLILAIIAEILCSILLIFGLYTRWALIPLIITMLVATTVHGWQIFGEAEMSFLYLIGFVFLMIAGPGDNSIDARMEKRTYF from the coding sequence ATGAAATTTAGTGCTACAAAAACAGCTCCTAAACTTTTGAGTTTTGGTTTGTTATTGTTACGCCTTTGTTTAGGAGGATTAATGATTAGTAATCACGGTTGGATTAAGATTGTTCACTTTGAAACGCTGAAAACCCAATTTCTAAGTATTTTAGGGTTGGGGTCGCATGTATCATTAATTTTGGCAATTATTGCTGAAATTTTATGTTCGATATTATTAATTTTTGGATTATACACTCGATGGGCACTGATTCCGCTTATAATAACTATGTTGGTAGCAACAACTGTGCACGGTTGGCAAATATTTGGTGAAGCAGAAATGAGCTTTTTATATCTAATAGGTTTTGTGTTTTTAATGATTGCAGGTCCCGGGGATAACAGTATTGATGCCCGAATGGAGAAGCGAACCTATTTTTAA
- a CDS encoding cob(I)yrinic acid a,c-diamide adenosyltransferase encodes MKVYTKTGDKGTTALFGGTRVPKYHIRIESYGTVDELNSYIGLIRDQEMQTIYKEQLIRIQDRLFTVGAILATDPEKAVLKNGKERLNIPKISEEDVAFLEQAIDEMETELPQMTHFVLPGGHTTVSYCHIARCVCRRAERLSTHLNDIEPTDAMVLKYLNRLSDYLFVLARKLTFDLKAEEVKWIPEKS; translated from the coding sequence ATGAAAGTTTATACAAAAACTGGCGACAAAGGAACCACCGCTCTATTTGGAGGAACACGCGTACCCAAATACCACATACGCATAGAAAGTTATGGAACGGTTGATGAATTAAACTCGTATATTGGGCTTATTCGCGACCAAGAAATGCAAACAATTTATAAAGAACAACTAATTCGTATTCAAGACCGCTTGTTTACCGTTGGTGCTATTTTGGCAACCGATCCTGAAAAAGCAGTTTTAAAAAACGGAAAAGAGCGCCTGAATATTCCAAAAATTTCAGAAGAAGATGTGGCTTTTTTAGAACAAGCAATAGACGAAATGGAAACGGAATTGCCACAAATGACCCACTTTGTTTTACCCGGTGGTCATACAACCGTGTCATATTGTCATATTGCGCGTTGCGTTTGTAGAAGAGCAGAGCGTTTATCAACCCATTTGAATGACATTGAACCGACAGATGCAATGGTTTTAAAATATTTAAACCGACTTTCTGACTATTTATTTGTATTGGCACGGAAGTTGACCTTTGACCTTAAAGCCGAAGAGGTGAAATGGATTCCCGAAAAAAGTTAG
- a CDS encoding DUF2795 domain-containing protein — MYWTLELASYLSDAPWPATKDELIDYAIRTGAPLEVVENLQSIEDEGEIYESMEEIWPDYPSDEDYLWNEDEY; from the coding sequence ATGTATTGGACATTAGAATTAGCATCGTATTTAAGTGATGCCCCATGGCCAGCTACGAAAGATGAGCTTATAGATTATGCTATCAGAACTGGTGCGCCTTTAGAAGTTGTAGAAAACTTGCAGTCAATCGAAGACGAAGGTGAAATCTACGAGTCTATGGAAGAAATTTGGCCAGACTATCCTTCGGATGAAGATTATCTTTGGAACGAGGATGAATATTAG